In one Lujinxingia sediminis genomic region, the following are encoded:
- a CDS encoding metal ABC transporter permease: MFEFLALYGDLYRDPILTAMIAGLGLGLLGVYVVSRRIVFVSAALSQTSALGVTIAFYLSAQLGLTGLLAELLAPALAILLSTLVVFGLVWLGERPTLGRDALLGVAFIVPTALVLLLGPLIAHELHEVEAVLHGSAVLVRESDLYAILGATLLVVFTQLVAFRAFVFASLDPLVARTQGVPVRRLDAILFGAIALLTGLSTRALGALPTFGLTVLPAIGALGLNVGLKWVFIIAATSGAASGLLGYMLALATDWSVGASQTLVAALLALALRALGLILNRRAPRPPATPPPEKAPPA; this comes from the coding sequence ATGTTTGAATTCCTGGCGCTCTACGGCGACCTCTACCGCGACCCCATTCTCACGGCCATGATCGCAGGCCTTGGCCTGGGTCTGCTGGGCGTCTACGTGGTCAGCCGCCGCATCGTCTTCGTCAGCGCCGCACTCAGCCAGACCTCGGCCCTGGGCGTCACCATCGCCTTCTACCTGAGCGCGCAGCTGGGCCTGACCGGCCTCCTCGCCGAACTCCTGGCCCCGGCGCTGGCGATTCTCCTCTCCACCCTCGTTGTCTTTGGCCTGGTCTGGCTTGGCGAGCGCCCCACGCTGGGACGGGATGCGCTATTGGGCGTGGCCTTCATCGTACCGACGGCGCTGGTCCTGCTGCTGGGTCCGCTGATCGCCCACGAACTCCACGAAGTCGAAGCGGTGCTTCACGGCTCGGCGGTGCTCGTGCGCGAAAGCGATCTCTACGCCATCCTCGGCGCCACGCTGCTCGTGGTCTTCACCCAGCTCGTTGCCTTTCGCGCCTTTGTCTTCGCCAGCCTCGATCCCCTGGTCGCCCGCACCCAGGGCGTGCCCGTGCGCAGGCTCGACGCCATCCTCTTCGGCGCCATCGCGCTCCTCACCGGCCTCTCCACCCGCGCACTGGGCGCGCTCCCCACCTTCGGTCTCACTGTGCTCCCGGCCATCGGCGCGCTCGGGCTAAATGTCGGGCTGAAATGGGTCTTCATCATCGCCGCAACCTCCGGCGCCGCCTCCGGCCTGCTCGGCTACATGCTCGCGCTGGCCACCGACTGGTCGGTGGGCGCAAGCCAGACCCTGGTCGCCGCCCTGCTCGCATTAGCGCTGCGCGCCCTCGGACTCATCCTCAACCGTCGCGCGCCACGCCCCCCCGCCACACCGCCCCCCGAAAAAGCACCGCCCGCCTGA
- a CDS encoding metal ABC transporter ATP-binding protein, which produces MSADTDLRPNFDQPSELPHEPIPPCLPEDHISRQPTLLQVQGLVCGYGGKGLLGPLDFHLHQGTFMLIEGPNGVGKSTLLKTLIGLIPPVSGRIDWSLPADALRFVPQTRTLDPMLPATVFDVLATGLHRGRGLSALRIRPRRNELLDALEVVGMAHLCDHLFRELSEGQKQLILLARALLGKPRLLLLDEPSASMDPEREATTIELLHGIQQQLDVTVMMIAHGSALARSASSRIMRIDRRGHIAIEECLKDCLDDPHHTH; this is translated from the coding sequence ATGAGCGCCGATACCGATCTCCGCCCCAACTTCGACCAGCCCTCAGAGCTCCCCCACGAGCCCATCCCCCCCTGCCTGCCTGAGGATCATATCTCCCGGCAGCCCACGCTCTTGCAGGTGCAGGGGCTGGTCTGCGGCTACGGCGGCAAGGGCCTGCTCGGTCCCCTGGATTTTCACCTCCACCAGGGCACCTTCATGCTCATTGAGGGGCCCAACGGCGTGGGAAAATCCACCCTGCTCAAAACCCTCATCGGGCTGATCCCACCGGTAAGCGGGCGCATCGACTGGAGTCTGCCGGCCGACGCCCTGCGCTTTGTGCCCCAGACCCGCACCCTCGACCCGATGCTGCCCGCCACCGTCTTCGACGTCCTCGCCACGGGCCTGCACCGCGGCCGGGGCTTAAGCGCGCTGCGCATCCGCCCCCGCCGCAACGAGCTCCTCGACGCCCTGGAGGTCGTGGGCATGGCCCACCTCTGCGATCACCTCTTCCGCGAGCTCTCCGAGGGTCAGAAACAGCTCATCCTCCTGGCCCGCGCCCTGCTCGGAAAGCCCCGACTTCTGCTCCTCGACGAGCCCTCCGCATCCATGGATCCGGAGCGCGAAGCAACCACCATCGAACTTCTCCACGGCATCCAGCAGCAGCTCGACGTCACGGTCATGATGATCGCCCACGGCTCCGCCCTTGCGCGCAGCGCCTCAAGCCGCATCATGCGCATCGACCGCCGCGGCCACATCGCCATCGAGGAATGCCTGAAAGACTGTCTCGATGATCCGCACCACACCCACTGA
- a CDS encoding metal ABC transporter substrate-binding protein, producing the protein MSHPLKRRKPAIITALFGLIATLLIMAASPASAELRVVATTPDLGAIATEVLGDQGTVEVLVRPGDDPHFVDPRPSFVPLLHRADLLVLVGMDLEVGWLPTLITGARNPKIQAGQPGYFDASAHIVAADVPRGPVDRTMGDVHPGGNPHYTTDPRQGARVALALGRHLAELDPPHAEAYVKRSRDLARDLIRLAQRFELQFRELPAERRQVVTYHKSWTYVAGWLSLTDVMQIEPKPGVPPNPRHVARLVETIQERNVPAILQLNYYPTRTAEQLSERTDATLLRLPAQTSEGQRYVEHLEALAERIYETLKPALAP; encoded by the coding sequence ATGTCACACCCGCTTAAACGCCGAAAGCCAGCCATCATCACCGCCCTCTTCGGCCTCATCGCCACCCTCCTGATCATGGCGGCCTCCCCGGCCTCCGCAGAACTTCGTGTGGTTGCCACCACTCCCGATCTCGGCGCCATCGCCACCGAAGTGCTCGGCGACCAGGGCACCGTCGAGGTGCTCGTGCGTCCCGGCGACGATCCCCACTTCGTCGATCCTCGCCCCAGCTTCGTTCCCCTGCTCCACCGCGCCGACCTGCTCGTGCTGGTGGGCATGGACCTGGAGGTAGGCTGGCTCCCCACGCTGATCACCGGCGCACGCAACCCGAAGATTCAGGCCGGCCAGCCCGGTTATTTTGACGCCTCCGCGCATATCGTCGCCGCCGATGTTCCGCGCGGTCCGGTCGACCGCACGATGGGCGATGTGCACCCGGGCGGTAACCCCCACTACACCACCGATCCGCGCCAGGGTGCGCGCGTGGCGCTGGCGCTCGGCCGCCACCTGGCCGAGCTCGACCCACCCCACGCCGAAGCCTACGTAAAGCGCAGCCGCGATCTGGCCCGCGACCTCATCCGCCTTGCCCAGCGCTTCGAGCTGCAATTTCGCGAGCTCCCCGCTGAGCGCCGCCAGGTCGTGACCTACCACAAATCCTGGACCTACGTGGCCGGCTGGCTCAGCCTCACCGACGTGATGCAGATCGAACCCAAGCCGGGCGTCCCGCCCAACCCCCGCCACGTCGCGCGCCTGGTGGAGACGATCCAGGAGCGCAATGTCCCGGCCATCCTCCAGCTTAACTACTATCCCACGCGCACCGCCGAGCAGCTCAGCGAGCGCACCGACGCCACGCTGCTGCGACTGCCCGCCCAGACCTCCGAGGGGCAGCGCTACGTCGAGCACCTCGAAGCGCTGGCCGAGCGCATCTATGAGACTCTGAAGCCAGCCCTGGCCCCCTGA
- a CDS encoding TonB-dependent receptor plug domain-containing protein has protein sequence MTLDRMTAPGGLKRVVCALAWCAGVGVCVDLVPEAAAGEAERASGEVVSVSGVEGVEIIEVLASLAQASSEDEGESDDDEGGEDTLRGRTVVGDRSAREDARHPSGFVTRVRLGESVAASETLGASLEQVEGVQLSRASSPGQPAYVSVRGGSPRQLVVYLDGLRLSSPAGLGFDVGQLGVGGLASADVFRGGAAVVHGAGALTGSVQLNPRMPTPGVRASARLSAGSFGSAGAQAAFGVGGRRAGLRLHLGVRRSEGDFGFVDNQGIVQARRNNDHRRFGGGATGVLKVGDGGELRLTTLVEEGAGGSAGPSEFQRSFELARVDDHRRLASLRYTFEGERWQAHADLGAQDRAYRYENARGHMTLEHVEAHSRQQTVAATGGARLFAGAHLLNFSGELRAERYEAADGAATLGAERLNAALALSEEWLLAGDTLSLVGALRGEVLREQGSDSSMDSRVYAPVVPAIGAIWRAHPRLEARANLAKTFRAPHFDELYLSTEAVRGNPDLLPEEAVVVDAGLRLRLGPGANSKALELGAAYFHNAIGQMILFLPISAYVYQAQNLSGARAHGVEATLGWAPFGRVRLDGSYTLTRAYLTIDQGGIPAQLPHQPRHRAFLRATLDLGGLVSTETFRTFLSDARLQATARYRSRVQLDNFGSLQSPGALRLDLGGRASLGGGLSLGVEVQNVLNDRRAQDFLQRPLPGRAFFISLAVLAEGE, from the coding sequence ATGACCTTGGATCGGATGACAGCCCCCGGGGGGCTTAAGCGCGTGGTGTGCGCGCTGGCGTGGTGCGCCGGGGTGGGCGTGTGCGTCGACCTTGTGCCGGAGGCTGCGGCCGGGGAGGCGGAGCGCGCGTCTGGCGAGGTTGTGTCCGTGTCTGGTGTGGAAGGTGTTGAAATTATTGAGGTATTGGCGTCGTTGGCGCAGGCGTCTTCCGAGGATGAGGGAGAAAGCGATGACGACGAGGGCGGAGAAGATACCCTGCGGGGGCGCACGGTGGTGGGGGATCGGAGTGCGCGCGAGGACGCGCGCCACCCTTCGGGCTTTGTAACGCGGGTGCGGCTCGGGGAGAGCGTGGCGGCTTCGGAGACGCTGGGGGCGTCGCTGGAACAGGTGGAGGGGGTGCAGCTCTCACGGGCGTCGAGCCCGGGGCAGCCGGCCTACGTATCGGTGCGGGGCGGCAGCCCCCGCCAGCTCGTCGTCTACCTCGACGGCCTGCGCCTGAGCTCGCCGGCGGGCCTGGGGTTTGATGTGGGGCAGCTCGGGGTGGGCGGGCTGGCCTCGGCCGATGTGTTTCGCGGGGGGGCGGCGGTGGTGCACGGGGCCGGGGCGCTGACGGGCTCGGTGCAGTTAAACCCGCGGATGCCCACCCCCGGGGTTCGCGCCAGCGCGCGGCTGAGCGCCGGGAGTTTCGGGAGCGCGGGCGCGCAGGCCGCGTTCGGTGTGGGCGGGCGGCGTGCGGGGCTGCGCCTGCATCTCGGGGTGCGCCGAAGCGAAGGCGATTTTGGTTTTGTCGATAACCAGGGAATCGTGCAGGCCCGGCGTAATAACGACCACCGACGCTTCGGCGGCGGGGCCACCGGCGTGCTGAAGGTGGGCGATGGCGGCGAACTTCGCCTGACCACCCTGGTGGAGGAGGGCGCCGGGGGGAGCGCTGGCCCCTCGGAGTTTCAGCGCTCGTTTGAGCTGGCTCGGGTCGATGATCATCGCCGTCTGGCCAGCCTGCGCTACACCTTTGAGGGGGAGCGCTGGCAGGCCCACGCCGACCTCGGCGCCCAGGACCGCGCCTACCGCTACGAGAACGCGCGCGGCCATATGACGCTGGAGCATGTGGAGGCCCACTCGCGCCAGCAGACGGTGGCGGCTACCGGCGGGGCGCGGCTCTTTGCCGGGGCGCATCTCCTCAACTTCAGCGGGGAGCTTCGCGCGGAGCGTTATGAGGCGGCGGACGGCGCGGCGACCCTGGGAGCGGAGCGTCTCAATGCGGCGCTGGCGCTCTCGGAGGAGTGGCTGCTGGCGGGCGATACGCTCAGCCTGGTGGGGGCGCTGCGCGGCGAAGTTCTGCGTGAGCAGGGGTCGGATTCTTCCATGGATTCAAGGGTTTATGCGCCTGTCGTTCCGGCCATCGGTGCGATCTGGCGGGCGCATCCGCGGCTGGAGGCGCGCGCCAACCTGGCCAAAACCTTTCGCGCGCCGCATTTCGATGAGCTCTACCTCTCGACCGAAGCGGTGCGCGGCAACCCCGATCTTTTGCCCGAAGAAGCCGTGGTGGTCGATGCGGGCCTGCGCCTTCGGCTGGGCCCCGGGGCCAACTCGAAGGCGCTGGAGCTGGGGGCGGCCTATTTTCATAACGCGATCGGGCAGATGATCCTCTTTTTGCCCATCTCGGCCTACGTCTACCAGGCCCAGAACCTCTCCGGGGCGCGTGCGCACGGCGTGGAGGCCACCCTGGGGTGGGCACCTTTTGGGCGCGTGCGTCTGGACGGAAGTTATACGCTGACACGCGCCTACCTCACGATCGACCAGGGAGGTATCCCCGCGCAGCTTCCGCATCAGCCGCGCCACCGCGCCTTTTTGCGCGCGACCCTGGATCTGGGAGGGCTGGTTTCGACCGAGACGTTCCGAACCTTTTTGAGCGACGCGCGCCTTCAGGCCACCGCGCGGTATCGGAGTCGGGTGCAGCTCGATAATTTTGGCAGCTTGCAGAGCCCCGGCGCGCTGCGCCTGGACCTGGGCGGCCGCGCGAGCCTGGGAGGCGGGCTGAGCCTGGGCGTCGAGGTGCAGAATGTGCTCAACGACCGGCGCGCGCAGGACTTTTTGCAGCGTCCGCTTCCGGGGCGCGCGTTTTTTATATCTCTGGCAGTGCTGGCGGAGGGTGAATGA
- a CDS encoding cob(I)yrinic acid a,c-diamide adenosyltransferase codes for MSSEQKKDDKKFQDPNIAINRVYTRKGDAGTTRLVGGQKVKKSHDRIETYGTVDELNAVVGAARQTIAEVYAGHEGFEDLSKVLFKVQHQLFNLGSVLATLPEDVGPKMPRVDAEDVAELEALIDRYNEDLPPLRSFVLPGGTRLNVELHLARTVCRRAERLAVKLGESEEVDVQAVAYLNRLSDAFFVFSRWASVAAGSDEVLWDPNV; via the coding sequence ATGAGCAGCGAGCAGAAGAAGGACGACAAAAAATTTCAGGACCCGAACATCGCGATTAACCGCGTCTATACGCGTAAAGGCGACGCCGGTACCACGCGGCTGGTGGGCGGTCAGAAGGTGAAGAAGAGCCACGATCGCATCGAGACGTACGGTACGGTCGATGAGCTCAACGCGGTGGTGGGGGCGGCGCGCCAGACCATAGCCGAGGTCTATGCGGGTCATGAGGGCTTTGAAGATCTGTCCAAAGTCCTCTTTAAGGTGCAGCACCAGCTCTTCAACCTGGGGAGTGTGCTGGCGACCCTGCCCGAAGATGTGGGCCCGAAGATGCCGCGGGTCGATGCCGAGGATGTGGCGGAGTTGGAGGCGCTGATCGACCGCTACAACGAGGATCTTCCGCCCCTGCGCTCCTTTGTTCTGCCGGGGGGCACGCGGCTGAACGTGGAGCTGCACCTGGCGCGCACGGTGTGCCGGCGCGCCGAGCGCCTGGCGGTGAAACTTGGCGAGAGCGAGGAGGTCGATGTGCAGGCGGTGGCGTATTTGAACCGGCTGAGCGACGCGTTTTTTGTGTTCAGCCGCTGGGCCTCGGTGGCCGCCGGGAGCGATGAGGTGCTCTGGGATCCCAACGTCTGA
- the glgP gene encoding alpha-glucan family phosphorylase codes for MSDSFELVGHLKNLSANLWWSWHPETWEIFETLDAERWARLHHNPIAFIESFEPGELEVRAGRGALASRIQQAARRQADELRQRGPSTLLEAAPLHRRPVAYFCAEFGLHESLPIYSGGLGVLAGDHLKAASDLGVPIVGLGLFYAEGYFQQALDEEGRQSELYGRTRVDTLPIRKLLDADGQPRVVQVEVAGRPIRLHIWEAHVGRTRLLLLDCDIDLNSPDDRRLTTQLYGGDQRTRIRQEVLLGVGGVRALAMLGIRPGVYHLNEGHSAFATLELCARRMAEEGIDWEEAHERVARQTVFTTHTPVPAGHDRFAPEMIDEALGDLRERLQLDLRAFHGLGRLDLDDPNEPFCMTVLAMKMSQFTNGVSNLHGHVSRQMWQNLWPERPTHQVPIGHITNGIHVASFLAPQMRALFDRHLGPHWHTRMERPETWQEIAAMDDGELWETHQILKAKLLDFVQARLASQPGPRGDGPGQVRPGSGLDQDVLTIGFARRFATYKRADLILSDLERFKAMIHSSERPLQIIYAGKAHPADRFGKALIEKIVGLTTDPTLGGRVVFLADYDMNIARHLVQGVDLWLNNPRRPQEACGTSGQKAVFNGALNCSILDGWWAEGFDGENGFAIGQGAELLNPEEQDALDAKELYRVLEDDVLPLYYELDHRGLRAGWIARMKWAMLSLGWRYNARRMVLDYLRLAYLPALGATSATAPYRSL; via the coding sequence ATGAGCGATTCCTTTGAGCTGGTCGGACATCTAAAGAACTTGAGCGCGAACCTCTGGTGGAGCTGGCATCCCGAGACCTGGGAGATCTTTGAGACGCTCGACGCCGAGCGCTGGGCGCGCCTCCACCACAACCCCATCGCCTTTATCGAGAGCTTTGAGCCCGGGGAGCTCGAGGTGCGCGCCGGCCGCGGGGCGCTGGCAAGCCGTATTCAGCAGGCCGCGCGCCGCCAGGCCGACGAGTTGCGTCAACGCGGGCCCTCCACCCTGCTGGAGGCCGCCCCTCTGCACCGGCGGCCGGTGGCGTATTTCTGCGCGGAGTTCGGCCTGCACGAGTCCCTGCCGATCTATTCGGGGGGGCTGGGCGTGCTGGCTGGCGACCACCTCAAGGCCGCAAGCGACCTGGGCGTACCGATTGTCGGTCTGGGGCTCTTCTACGCCGAGGGCTACTTCCAGCAGGCCCTCGATGAGGAGGGCCGCCAGAGTGAGCTCTACGGACGCACCCGCGTCGACACGCTGCCCATCCGCAAACTTTTGGATGCCGACGGCCAGCCCCGGGTGGTGCAGGTGGAGGTGGCCGGCCGCCCCATCCGCCTGCATATCTGGGAGGCCCACGTCGGCCGCACGCGCCTCTTGCTGCTCGACTGCGACATCGACCTCAACTCGCCAGACGATCGCCGTCTGACCACCCAGCTCTACGGCGGCGATCAGCGCACGCGCATCCGCCAGGAGGTCCTGCTCGGTGTGGGCGGGGTGCGCGCGCTGGCCATGCTCGGCATCCGCCCGGGGGTCTACCACCTCAATGAGGGCCACAGCGCCTTTGCCACCCTGGAGCTCTGCGCGCGCCGCATGGCCGAGGAGGGCATCGACTGGGAGGAGGCTCACGAGCGCGTCGCCCGCCAGACGGTGTTTACCACCCACACCCCGGTGCCGGCCGGCCACGACCGCTTCGCCCCGGAGATGATCGACGAGGCCCTGGGCGATCTTCGTGAGCGCCTTCAGCTCGACCTGCGCGCCTTCCACGGCCTGGGACGCCTCGATCTCGACGACCCCAACGAGCCCTTCTGCATGACCGTACTGGCCATGAAAATGAGCCAGTTCACCAACGGGGTGAGCAACCTCCACGGCCACGTCAGCCGTCAGATGTGGCAGAACCTCTGGCCAGAACGCCCCACCCACCAGGTGCCCATCGGGCATATCACCAACGGCATTCACGTGGCCTCCTTTCTGGCCCCGCAGATGCGCGCCCTCTTCGATCGCCACCTCGGCCCCCACTGGCATACGCGCATGGAGCGCCCCGAGACCTGGCAGGAGATCGCCGCGATGGATGACGGCGAGTTGTGGGAGACGCACCAGATCCTCAAGGCGAAGTTGTTGGACTTTGTGCAGGCGCGCCTGGCCTCCCAGCCCGGCCCCCGCGGCGATGGCCCCGGCCAGGTGCGCCCGGGAAGCGGCCTCGATCAGGACGTCCTCACCATCGGGTTTGCGCGCCGCTTTGCCACCTACAAACGCGCCGACCTGATCTTAAGCGATCTGGAACGCTTTAAGGCGATGATCCACAGCAGCGAGCGTCCCCTCCAGATCATCTACGCCGGCAAGGCCCACCCCGCCGACCGATTTGGCAAGGCGCTGATTGAGAAGATCGTCGGCCTGACCACCGACCCCACCCTCGGCGGCCGGGTGGTCTTTCTGGCCGACTACGACATGAACATCGCCCGCCACCTCGTCCAGGGCGTTGACCTCTGGCTCAACAACCCTCGCCGACCCCAGGAAGCCTGCGGCACCAGCGGTCAGAAGGCGGTCTTCAACGGCGCGCTCAACTGCTCGATCCTTGACGGCTGGTGGGCCGAGGGCTTTGATGGAGAAAACGGCTTCGCTATCGGCCAGGGTGCCGAGCTCCTCAACCCCGAGGAGCAAGACGCCCTCGACGCAAAGGAGCTCTACCGGGTGCTCGAAGACGACGTGCTCCCCCTCTACTACGAGCTCGACCACCGCGGCCTGCGCGCGGGCTGGATCGCGCGCATGAAGTGGGCCATGCTCAGTCTGGGCTGGCGCTACAACGCCCGGCGCATGGTGCTCGATTACCTGCGCCTGGCCTACCTTCCGGCGTTGGGAGCCACCTCAGCCACCGCGCCATACCGGTCGCTTTAA
- a CDS encoding diacylglycerol/lipid kinase family protein, with amino-acid sequence MPGIGIITNPHSRRNRRYPERMRRLGYMLGQHDTYELTNRVEDVEEVARKFKESGIEILALNGGDGTNHVTLTTFIKVYGDEPLPKVALLRGGTMNTVSNAVGISGAPPKLLANLVEKYYTGQPFETTRRDILKVEDESGERYGFIFGNGIVSNFLEEYYATGNPSPTTAGVLLSKALATMPVGGELPRRLFRPFHASIEFDETTWEERDYASVLASTVDQIGLGFRPFIRCQERDNTFHLLGVTGGPVDIALSLPRIRLGLPVDERKIRSEVSSRAIFRSSEPINYTIDGDMHVAQSGEVTLSTGPCVELIIK; translated from the coding sequence ATGCCTGGCATCGGAATTATCACCAACCCCCACAGCCGCCGTAACCGCCGCTACCCCGAGCGGATGCGCCGGCTGGGCTACATGCTCGGCCAGCACGACACCTACGAGCTGACCAACCGCGTTGAAGACGTCGAGGAGGTCGCCCGTAAGTTCAAAGAGAGCGGCATCGAGATCCTCGCGCTCAACGGCGGCGACGGCACCAACCACGTCACGCTGACCACCTTTATCAAGGTCTACGGCGACGAGCCGCTGCCGAAAGTCGCGCTCTTGCGCGGGGGCACGATGAACACCGTCTCCAACGCCGTGGGCATCAGCGGGGCGCCCCCCAAATTGTTGGCGAACCTGGTCGAGAAGTACTACACCGGCCAGCCCTTCGAGACGACGCGCCGCGATATCCTCAAGGTCGAAGATGAGTCCGGAGAGCGCTACGGGTTTATTTTTGGCAACGGCATCGTCTCCAACTTTCTCGAAGAGTATTACGCCACCGGCAACCCCAGCCCCACCACCGCCGGGGTGCTCTTGAGCAAGGCCCTGGCCACGATGCCGGTGGGCGGAGAGCTCCCCAGGCGGCTCTTTCGCCCCTTTCACGCCAGCATCGAGTTTGATGAGACCACCTGGGAGGAGCGCGACTACGCCTCGGTGCTTGCCAGCACCGTCGACCAGATCGGCCTTGGGTTTCGGCCCTTTATCCGCTGCCAGGAGCGCGATAACACCTTCCATCTGCTCGGCGTGACCGGCGGTCCGGTGGACATCGCGCTCTCGCTGCCGAGAATTCGCCTTGGCCTGCCCGTCGACGAGCGTAAGATTCGCAGCGAGGTCAGCTCACGGGCGATCTTCCGCTCCTCGGAGCCCATCAACTACACCATCGACGGGGACATGCACGTGGCCCAGTCCGGCGAAGTCACCCTCTCCACGGGCCCCTGCGTGGAGCTGATCATCAAATAG
- a CDS encoding hydroxysqualene dehydroxylase yields the protein MSKKVVILGGGVGGMSAAQELAERGFDVEVYERLEVLGGKARSIPVPDSASGGRKPLPGEHGFRFFPSFYKHTFDTMKRIPYGTNRRGVYDNLIETTHVMAAREGMTEISFPLYLPERLDDWEMLYRLIVKNEANIPRSEMLFFARKVLQFLTACTERRNTEYDDITWWDFVEADGKSKEYVDFLAVGLTRDLVAMQAEISSSRTVARIYVQLMLGILQPWLHVDSILNGPTSRVWIDPWEAYLTQLGVNFHTGASVDSFEFDASSGRISGVNITQGSETFKVEADYYVSALPVEVMAQKVTSQMGQKDPMLATLDQLQTGWMNGILFFLNKNISLNHGHILYVDSPWALTSIFSQSFWEDIDLDEYGNGELEGILSICISDWNTPGVLYGKAARDCSAEEIKEEVWAQITRRLNDTGTIYLEPGDVITWFLSPTIDIQPGEPTKNTEPLLLNTAGSLRYRPEAASQIENLFLASDYVRTNTDLATMESANEAARRAVNGILGREGWMLGLCRLYELEEPLIFKPARAIDRLRFKMGLPQLDYL from the coding sequence ATGTCGAAGAAAGTCGTGATCCTCGGTGGTGGTGTCGGTGGGATGAGCGCGGCTCAGGAGCTCGCTGAGCGTGGTTTTGATGTGGAGGTTTACGAGCGTCTGGAGGTGCTCGGCGGCAAGGCGCGCAGCATTCCGGTTCCGGACTCCGCCAGCGGGGGGCGAAAGCCCCTGCCCGGGGAGCATGGCTTTCGCTTCTTTCCGAGCTTCTACAAACACACCTTCGACACGATGAAGCGCATTCCCTACGGCACCAACCGCCGCGGGGTCTACGACAACCTCATTGAGACCACGCACGTGATGGCGGCGCGCGAGGGAATGACCGAGATTTCGTTTCCGCTCTATCTGCCCGAGCGCCTCGATGACTGGGAGATGCTCTACCGCCTTATTGTGAAGAATGAGGCGAATATCCCGCGCAGCGAAATGCTCTTTTTTGCGCGTAAGGTGCTGCAGTTTCTCACCGCCTGCACCGAGCGGCGCAACACCGAGTACGACGACATCACCTGGTGGGATTTTGTGGAGGCCGACGGCAAGTCCAAGGAGTACGTGGACTTTCTGGCCGTGGGGCTCACCCGCGATCTGGTGGCGATGCAGGCCGAGATCTCAAGCTCGCGTACCGTGGCACGCATCTACGTGCAGCTGATGCTGGGGATTCTGCAGCCCTGGCTGCACGTCGACAGCATCCTCAACGGTCCGACCAGCCGGGTGTGGATCGACCCCTGGGAGGCGTACCTCACCCAGCTCGGTGTGAACTTCCATACGGGGGCCAGCGTGGACTCCTTTGAGTTCGACGCGAGCAGCGGGCGCATCAGCGGGGTGAATATCACCCAGGGGAGCGAGACCTTTAAGGTGGAGGCCGACTACTATGTCAGCGCGCTGCCGGTGGAGGTGATGGCCCAGAAGGTCACATCGCAGATGGGACAAAAAGATCCGATGCTGGCCACGCTCGACCAGCTGCAGACGGGCTGGATGAACGGGATTTTGTTCTTCTTGAACAAAAATATCTCGCTCAACCACGGGCATATCCTCTATGTGGACAGTCCCTGGGCGCTGACCTCGATCTTCTCGCAGAGTTTCTGGGAGGACATCGATCTTGATGAGTACGGCAACGGGGAGCTCGAGGGGATTCTGTCGATCTGCATCTCCGACTGGAATACCCCGGGGGTGCTCTACGGCAAGGCCGCGCGCGATTGCAGCGCCGAGGAGATCAAGGAGGAGGTCTGGGCGCAGATCACACGGCGCCTGAACGACACCGGCACCATCTACCTGGAGCCGGGTGACGTCATCACGTGGTTCCTCTCGCCAACGATCGATATTCAGCCGGGAGAGCCGACGAAGAACACCGAGCCGCTCCTGCTGAACACGGCGGGCTCGCTGCGCTACCGGCCGGAGGCCGCCTCGCAGATCGAGAACCTCTTTCTGGCGAGCGATTACGTGCGTACGAACACGGACCTTGCGACGATGGAGTCGGCCAATGAGGCGGCCCGGCGCGCGGTCAACGGGATCCTGGGCCGGGAAGGCTGGATGCTGGGGTTATGCCGGCTCTACGAGCTGGAGGAGCCGCTGATCTTTAAGCCGGCACGCGCCATCGACCGCCTGCGCTTTAAAATGGGTCTTCCCCAGCTCGATTATCTTTGA